Within Thermococcus indicus, the genomic segment GAAGGCCAAGAAGTGCAGGAAGTGCGGCTACAAGGGTCTCCGCCCGAAGGCGAGAGAGCCGCGCGGTGGAATGGGACGCTGAAGTCCCTATCTTTGCTTCCTATTTCTACGTTTCTCAATTCTATGCTTTTCTGGAAAGATTGTGCAGAAACGCAAAAATTATTTGCGGGCGGTTGTCTTCAGGCGCCCTTCAGCTTCTCAACCATGTCCTCAAGAAAGGCTATTCCATCCTCAAGGAGCCTCTCCCCCTCAGGGGTGAGCTTGTAGTACTTCCTGGAGGGTTTTCCCGTCTGACTCTCCTGCCACTCCGCGGTAACGTACCCATCTTTCTCGAGCTTGTAGAGGACAACGTATGAGCTGACGGTCGCGGGCTCGAAGTTGAACGCTTCCCTTATCCTCTCTTTCAGCTCGTAGGCGTACATGGGCCTCTCCCGCAGTAGCCGGAGTATGTACAGCCAGAGAACCTCTTTGGTTATCTTGTTCTTGAGCCTTTCCATGGGGGTTGTCATGCTCTCACCCGACTTTTATGGTCTATAAATATTTTGGACCCGTTTAATTTAAACGTTTTGGCAACAAGTTTTTATCCGATGAAGTGCAAGGATTTTAGGGTGGTAGAATGGAGTTCGACCTGAACGCCATGATGGGCGATATGGGAGTAGGAGCAGTGGTTGGGTTTGTAACCGGCTACGCCGTCAAAAAAATGATGAAGCTGGCGCTTGCCCTCATCGGTGCCTACGTTGCTAGTTTGCTGTGGCTTGAACAGAAGGGGGTTCTCATAATCGATAAGGACAGACTCTTCAATCTCGTGGGCGGCTGGACGCATGAGATAATGACCGCTGGCGAGAAGTTCATGGCACTCCTGCCCGGCACTGCCGCTTTCGCTGGGGGCTTTGCGCTGGGATTCCACAAAGGTTAAAATCCGGCACCTGTTTATTATTTCCATGAGCTATGAACGTAGGGTCCTGCTACGTCACTCCCTGGCTTCCATAGTTGCCCTTGGAATAACGGGCCTCAGCAGGTTCCTGTATAGTGTGATAATAGCCAGACGATTTGGCGTGGACGTTCTTGGAACGGCCAATTCACTCATCTCAAAGGCGTTTTTTGTGGCGATACCGCTGAGCTTTTTTGCGGTGGCCCTCGGTAAGTATTCCTCGGAGTTCCTTGGGAGGGATGATGCAGATGCCATGCGTTCCATTACCCTGCCCGCGTTTTTGATGCCCTTCATTGGATTGTTGCTCCTTCCGTTCAACCTGTACCTTTCCCTGCTGGCTGTCTTCCGCGCTGTTCAGCTGACCTTTCGGAGCTTTCTGTACGGGATTCACCGGGGGGAACACTACGCGTATGCCATAGTGGTCTCCTTCATTGGATTTGCCTTAGGATTCCTTGTTCCCGATGTCTTTGCGCCATATCTAATCTTCCTTGGTGTTCTGACCGTTATCTCCATAGCTTACCTATGGGTCGCTGGCTTTGTGGTACGGCCTCGCTGGGAATACTTCAGGCTGATGGTTGCGTATTCCTCTTTCGCTTTCCTGGGAACCCTGTCGGGGGTCTTTCTGGTTCAGGGGCCCTACTTCATGAGCGAGCGTCTTCTTGGGTCAGAGGTTGCTGGGGAAGTGTCCGCTGTTCTCTCCGCGGTTTTTTTGCTGACGTACATCCCCCAGGTCCTCCAGTCCGCGATAATGCCAATGTTCTCGTATAAACACGGCCGAGCCGAGAGAGGATACGTTAAAAACCTGGCGGAGAAGGTTACGGAGTTCATAGTGTTAATCACTGGGAGTCTGGTTTTCGTCCTCATGATTTTCGGCAGGGAAATTCTGTCAGCGGTCTTTGGATTTGAAATCGGCCCATCTTTCTACCTGGCCCTGATGGCCATTGAAATTTATGTGGCGTACAACCCAAGTATAGTGGCCCTCAACTCCACCGCCTACGTAAAACGCGGGACCCTGGTTTCTCTCCTTGGAGCGGGGGTGGCCCTCGTTTCATGGTTCCTTCTGGTGCCCGTTACGGGGCCTGTGGGTGTGATGGGGGGTCTTTTATTGGCGTATGCGACCATCCTCGCCGGCGTGGTTTACTACTCAAAGAGCTTGCTTGGAGTCTCTCCCGATGTTTATCTCCCCCTCATTGCCGCGCTGGTTCTCCAAGCGAGTGTTTTCGTATCAAAGTATCTTCTCCTGATGGCGTTTGGGGTGTTCCTCTTTCTTGAGTTGCCGGTAGTCAGGTCTTTGCTTGAACTGGTTCGGGGTGTTAGTTAAGTTTATAAGTTTTCGACGGTTTATACACTCTGCCACGGTGCGGGGGTTGCCGAGCCTGGTCAAAGGCGGTGGACTCAAGATCCACTCCCGCAGGGGTTCAGGGGTTCAAATCCCCTCCCCCGCACCACAGTTCTTCTCAAGAATATGTTCCGGCTCTTTTGGAGGTTCCCCACTTTGAAGGGACGTTGTTTGAAAAAATTAAGCGGTGATAAGTTGCGCGCCTCCCTGTTGAGGCCAAGAGGGGGGTGTGAATTTTTGAATTCGGAATCAACGCAGAACAGGTTATGGCGGACCGGCGGGGATTCGAACCCCGGACCTGCGGCTTAGGAGGCCGCCGCCCTATCCTAGCTAGGCTACCGGTCCACTGCCCGCTATTCCCTCCAAGGAAAGGGTATTTAAAGTTTACGGTCTACTCGTGAGGGGGTGAGTGCTGTGGACGAACTCGATCTAAGGATACTCTCGCTGCTCCAGGAAAACGCCCGCCTGTCGTATCGTGAGATAGCGCGGGAGCTCAAAGTGGCCGTTGGAACCGTATACAACCGCATCAAAAAGATGGAGGAGGAAGGTGTAATCAGGGGGTTTGCTCCTATCCTCGACTACGAGAAGCTCGGCTTTGGGCTGACCGCGGTCATCGGTGTCAAGGCCCAGGGGAGGCGCATCCTGGATATAGAGCGTGAGATAGCCAAAAACGAGAGGGTAATGCTGGTCTATGACATAACCGGTGAGTTCGATATCGTCCTGGTGGCGAAGTTCAGGGACAGGGCAGATATGAACCGCTTCGTTAAGTGGCTGCTCTCCCTCGATGGGGTGGAAAAAACAAACACGAGCGTTGCGATGCAGGTTGTCAAAGAGGACACGAGGCTAAAACTAACGGAGGACTAGAACCTCGTCAAGGAATCGCTTCGCAAAGTCGTCGAAGCTCTCAACCGGAAGGACGACTTCCCTCCCGTTGACTTTGCCCTCGAAAATCAGGTTTCTCGCCGTTATCTCCAGTATCTTTTTGAAGTCGGGATTTTCCGCGATGGTGTCTCTGAGGACCCGCGTGAACTCTGCCTCGTCTGCGTACCGCACCACGCCCTCCATGACCACCTCTCTCCCGCACTCCTCCTCGGTGCAAGTGAATTTAAAAGGGAGGCCGGGTTCGACCTCCACCGGAATCGTCAGGCCGTCGGCGTTGTATATGAACACCTTCATGGGAATCACTCCAGCCTTATGAGGCTCTCCACGGGGATGCTGTACTCCTCACGCAGCCGTTCTATAACGTCCCCGACGCTTATGAGGAAGAACATACCAACGGGCTTCGCCCCCGCCTGCCGGCACATCTCGAGGAGGGCCCTCTGCGTTTCCCCGCTCCTTATGACGTCGTCAACTATGAGGACGTTTTCGCCCTTCTTGAGGGCCCACTGCGGGAGGTACAGCGTCGTGACGCTTCCCGAGGCGCTGGGCACGTAGCTGACCTCGTAGAACTTCTCAACGCCGACTTCCTTCTTCTTCTTGGCGTAGACAACATCGACGTTCAGTTCCCTGGCCACGTGAACGCCGAGGGCTATTCCGTCCGTCGCGGCTGTGAGGACCCTATCGACGTTCTTGTCCATGTACCTGCCCGCCACGTCTTCCGCGATGAGGCTCATCAGGGCCGTGTCGCTGAGGACGGGCATGTTGTCAAAGAACCCGTACTCGTCGAATTTTATCCTCTTCCTAACCTCCTCCTCTATGTTGATGTACGGGAGGAGCAGGCTGAGGAGCTCCTTCGTTCTCTCGGCGCTCGGCAGGACCTTTCCCCTCACGTACCTGTTCAGCACGGTGATGGGGAGGCCCGTTATCTTGGAGAGCTCCTCGTAGGTGTAGGTCTTCTTGAGCAGTCTGAGTACCCTGACCAGTCTCAGCTTTTCCTGCACGGACTTCAGCTGACTCACGCTCTCACCTCCGGTGCCCCTGAATTAACAAGAAAATGTATAAATATGTTTCGGTCACTCCCGGCTCTTCACAACTTTCCTGCGGTACTCCTCTATGACGTCGCCGTACTCCCTGAGGAGGAACTCCCCCGTCACGGGCTCCCCCTCGGGATGGTCGATGCCGGGGCAGAAGGAGTCACGTTTGACGTAGATTTCCATCTTTTTTCCGTGCTTCACGAAGACGAATGGGTAGAGCCTGCACGCGAGGGGCCGGTGATCGTAGATTTTGCAGCGCATGGTTTCGGGATCAAGAAAAACGCAGCCCCCGTCGAAGGGACGCTTTTTGAGGGCGTAGCTGAGGAACTTGTCCCCGCGGTAGAACATCTTATCGTAGTCCACGAATTCCCAGGCACTGTAGCCCAGTTCCTCTATCCTGGCTATATCCTCATCCCGGATGGGTATCTCCAGCTCGTAGCAGCATTTCCCGCAGTTTTCGAGGCACTTAAATTTAAATGTGGGGTCGTGCTCGACCTCAAGGGTCTCAAGGTCGATGGTCGCGACCCACCGCCTCTCCAACCCCTCACCCCCTGTAGGAGCTCGCTATCAGCGTCTCCGTCATTTCGATGTTCTTTATCCTCCTCAGAACCTCGTCGTGGAACCTGTCCAGTTCCGCTATGCTGCCGACCTCCACGCGGAGGATCAGGTCGTACTCACCGTAGACCCGGTATATCTCGTTTATCTTCTCGTTGCCGCGGAGGGTCTCGTAGACCTTCTCCTCGGTTCCGGGCTTAACAACAACCAGGACAAACGCTTCCATCATATACCGAACCCCCCGAAGTTAAACCTCTTGGCCATCTTGGCCAGCTTCCTCTTGTCCATGCTCTTGAACATCTTCTTCATCTGATTGTACTGGTTGAGGAGCTCCCTCACTTCGGCGGTGCTGGTTCCCGAGCCGCGGGCTATGCGTTTGATCCTCGAGTAGTTGATTATCTCCGGGTGCTCGAGCTCCTCCTCGGTCATGGAATCCATTATTATCCTGTACCTCCGGAGCTTCTCCTCGCCCACCCTGACGGCGTCATCCGGCAGGGAGTAGCCCAGTCCGGGGATCATCTGGAGAACCTGCTTCAGCGGCCCCATCTTCTGCATCGCCTCGAGCTGGGCGTACATGTCCTTTAGGTTGAACTTGCCCTTGAGGAACTTCTCGAGGTCTTCCTCGCTGACGGCCTGCTGTTTCTGGAGCTCCTCGAGCTTCTCCAGAAGTCCCTCGATGTCTCCCATTCCCAGAAGCCTCGAAACAAAGCGCTTCGGATCGAAGGCTTCGAGGTCGTCTATCCTCTCGCCAACACCGATGAACTTTATCGGGGCACCGGTTGCGGCGACGGCCGAGAGGGCGCCTCCACCCTTGGCCGAACCGTCGAGCTTGGTGACTATTATCGAGCCTATCGGCGTTGCCTCTTTGAATGCCAGGGCCTGGTTATACGCCTGCTGACCGATGGTTCCGTCTATGACCAGTATGACCTCGTGGGGCTTTATGGCCCGGCTTATCTCCTTCATCTCCTCTATAAGGCCGGACTCCTCCTTGTGCCTTCCGGCGGAGTCCACGATTATGACATCGACGCCCTTTTCCCTGAAGTACTCCACCCCTTCCCTCGCGAGCTTGACCGCATCCTTCTCCTCGGGATCGCCGGAGACCTCTATTCCGTACGGTTCGAGGAGCTGCTTGAGCTGGTAGTAGGCTCCCGGTCTCCAGGTGTCCGAGCAGACGACGCCCACCTTGTAGCCCCTCTTCTGGAGGTGCCTCGCAAGTTTCGCCACGCTGGTTGTTTTACCCGAACCCTGGATTCCGACGGTGAGCAGTACGGTGGGTTTCTCTTTTATCTCGAGGGGTTTGGCCTCCTTTCCGAGAAATTTGGTCAGCTCCTCGTAGACTATCTGGATTATGTGCTCCTTCTTTGAAGCCCCGGCCGGGGGCTCCTCCTCAAGGGCCCTCTTTTCTATGGTTTTGGTCAGCTGGAGAACGAGCCTTACGTTAACGTCCGCCTGGATGAGTGCCCTCTGTATATCTCGCACTACCTCCTTTATCGTCGCCTCGTCCACGGTCTTTGAGCGGGCGAGCTTTTTCAGGGCGCTGTTCAGTGCCTTCCCAAGCTTCTCTAGGGCCATTTTCTCTCACCGTAGTGATGGCGTCTCCAAAGTTTATAAACAGTTGGGTCGGCTCCCGGAACAATGCAATGTTCTAATGTGCGCTTTCTTCATAATCGAGAACGTTAGAGCAGATTTCATCGAACATACATGTTCATTCAACTACAAGAACGGACGACGCTGCTTTTTTGAAGGAATAAAGAACTCTAGAGACCATTTGTGGAAATTTGCGGGCTGACAAAGCTTTTAAACCTCTACAGAACCATGTATTACTGGGAATGGTGGAACGGAGGTGACGCGGATGATGTGGATGGCCCACCTGTACGGATACATGCTCGAGAGGGAGATGGAGAGGAGGAAGCGCAAGTCCATCCCCGAGGAGCTCGCGTACGTTGAAATGCTGAGGGCTTGATGGTTGAATCATCCCTCACTTTAATAAGGTGCGGTTCTATTTTTACCCCGGTGGTGTTATGAGGATCCACTATGAGTGCATCGCTTGTGCCGTTAACCAGGCTCAGAAGATAACCGAGATGAGTGCCGGGGACTTTGAAAAGCGCAGGAGGGCCATGCTTTTCGTGGCCAGGAAGCTTGGCGAGCTCTTCAGGGAGGATTCCATTCCCGCGGTGAGCGGAGGCATGCTCTTCCTTGAACTGTACCGCTTCCTTGGGGACGATGACCCGTTCAGCGGTTACTTTTTTCTTTCGAAAGCCTCGCCCTTTAAGGCGGGAGGCAATAATCAACCTAACCAGCCTTCAAGCAGGAAATCGACACTCTTTTAAAGCCTAAAAACCCTACCATACTTTGAAATGAAGAGAACAGTAACGCTCAAACTCCAGCCCTCGAAAGAGCAAGCAAAAATCCTCCACCAGTTAGCCGACGCTGGAGCTAAGGCCTGGAACAGGGTAAACTACCTGAGGAGACAACAATTCTTCGAGGACAAAATCGTGGACTTCAATTCAACAGAGAAAACCGTTTATAAGGAGTTTAAGCGGGAAATCGGTTCGGCCACAGTCCAGCAAATATGTCGCAAAAACGCCGAAGCTTGGCGTTCGTTCTTCTCACTCCTCCGGAAAAAGCGGAATGGAGAACTCCCTGACTGGCTTAAACCGAAACCACCAAACTACCTGAAAGAAGATGGGGAGAGGAAACCCTTAATCGTCCTGAGAAACGACCAGTACAAAATCGATGGCAATAAGCTACTCCTCAAAGGCCTTGGGAAGTTTAAACGTTTGGAAGTTCAGTTTAAAGGCAGAATACACTTGAAGGGGAAGCAAGGGCGGTTAGAAATAACCTACGACCCAATAAAGCGGAAGTGGTATGCATATCTAAGCCTCACGGTGGAGAAAAAATTTGAGGGTGGAGAATGGGTTAGCGTTCCAAGGCAACCCAAAGGAAGCCTCTCAGCAGGAATTGACCTTGGAGTGAACAATTTGATAGCCGTCTATATGGAGAATGGAGAAAGCTTTCTCGTGAACGGAAGACCGTTGAAGAGCATTGACTTCTACTGGCGGAAGAAGATTGCTGATTATCAGTCAAAACTCAATAAATCTGGAGTTAAAACAAGTAGAAAACTCCGGAGAATGCACGAGAGGGCTAAGCTTCAGGCAAAGCACTACATTAACACGGCGGTTAAACAAACGGTTAAGAAGCTCTACGATTTGGGCGTCTCAAGAATAGTCGTTGGTTATCCAAAGGGAATAGCGAGGAATTCTGATAAGGGTAAAAAGCAGAAATTCCTCCTTTCCCACGTCTGGAGGTACAATTATGTCATCAAGCGTTTAACTGAAGTTGCGGAGGAGTATGGTATTCGGGTTGTGCTCGTTGGTGAGGCTTTTACTTCGAAGACCTGTCCCGTTTGCGGGGAGCCCCACGAGGGGGCAAGGTTTGTTCGTGGTTTGTTTAAGTGTCCCGTGACGGGGCTTATCTTTAACGCGGACTTGGTTGGAGCGTTTAATATTTTGGAGAAGGTTGTGAAAACCATAACCCCGAACTTGGGCGGTTTGTATGCTCAAGGGAGGGGTAACTGGCCGGAGGCCCGGCCAGAGGGGTCGAAGACCACTTTTTAGTGGGTTTAAATGAGACCCCTCAAACCTTCCCGCCAATGGCGAGGGGTTAATTTGTTGGAACCCTTAGCTAAGGTGGGGAGGAGGTCAGAGGCTGCTGCTTGAGTTCATACGCGGGAGATTTCCCGACCTGCGGATATACGTGGCCGCGAAGGACGGCCCAATAATCAATGACGCTACGGTTGGAGACCTGCTGGAGGCGGGGTTTGACAGGTTTGCTGAGGTCATCTCCACGGGCTCCAGGCTTCCGGGCACTCCCCTGGA encodes:
- a CDS encoding 50S ribosomal protein L40e, whose product is MARFPEAEARIFRKYVCMRCGATNPWKAKKCRKCGYKGLRPKAREPRGGMGR
- a CDS encoding YkgJ family cysteine cluster protein, which encodes MERRWVATIDLETLEVEHDPTFKFKCLENCGKCCYELEIPIRDEDIARIEELGYSAWEFVDYDKMFYRGDKFLSYALKKRPFDGGCVFLDPETMRCKIYDHRPLACRLYPFVFVKHGKKMEIYVKRDSFCPGIDHPEGEPVTGEFLLREYGDVIEEYRRKVVKSRE
- a CDS encoding PadR family transcriptional regulator; protein product: MTTPMERLKNKITKEVLWLYILRLLRERPMYAYELKERIREAFNFEPATVSSYVVLYKLEKDGYVTAEWQESQTGKPSRKYYKLTPEGERLLEDGIAFLEDMVEKLKGA
- a CDS encoding ARMT1-like domain-containing protein, translated to MRIHYECIACAVNQAQKITEMSAGDFEKRRRAMLFVARKLGELFREDSIPAVSGGMLFLELYRFLGDDDPFSGYFFLSKASPFKAGGNNQPNQPSSRKSTLF
- a CDS encoding lipopolysaccharide biosynthesis protein, translated to MSYERRVLLRHSLASIVALGITGLSRFLYSVIIARRFGVDVLGTANSLISKAFFVAIPLSFFAVALGKYSSEFLGRDDADAMRSITLPAFLMPFIGLLLLPFNLYLSLLAVFRAVQLTFRSFLYGIHRGEHYAYAIVVSFIGFALGFLVPDVFAPYLIFLGVLTVISIAYLWVAGFVVRPRWEYFRLMVAYSSFAFLGTLSGVFLVQGPYFMSERLLGSEVAGEVSAVLSAVFLLTYIPQVLQSAIMPMFSYKHGRAERGYVKNLAEKVTEFIVLITGSLVFVLMIFGREILSAVFGFEIGPSFYLALMAIEIYVAYNPSIVALNSTAYVKRGTLVSLLGAGVALVSWFLLVPVTGPVGVMGGLLLAYATILAGVVYYSKSLLGVSPDVYLPLIAALVLQASVFVSKYLLLMAFGVFLFLELPVVRSLLELVRGVS
- a CDS encoding Lrp/AsnC family transcriptional regulator, with amino-acid sequence MMEAFVLVVVKPGTEEKVYETLRGNEKINEIYRVYGEYDLILRVEVGSIAELDRFHDEVLRRIKNIEMTETLIASSYRG
- a CDS encoding Lrp/AsnC family transcriptional regulator, yielding MDELDLRILSLLQENARLSYREIARELKVAVGTVYNRIKKMEEEGVIRGFAPILDYEKLGFGLTAVIGVKAQGRRILDIEREIAKNERVMLVYDITGEFDIVLVAKFRDRADMNRFVKWLLSLDGVEKTNTSVAMQVVKEDTRLKLTED
- a CDS encoding FUN14 domain-containing protein, giving the protein MEFDLNAMMGDMGVGAVVGFVTGYAVKKMMKLALALIGAYVASLLWLEQKGVLIIDKDRLFNLVGGWTHEIMTAGEKFMALLPGTAAFAGGFALGFHKG
- a CDS encoding phosphoribosyltransferase family protein; the protein is MSQLKSVQEKLRLVRVLRLLKKTYTYEELSKITGLPITVLNRYVRGKVLPSAERTKELLSLLLPYINIEEEVRKRIKFDEYGFFDNMPVLSDTALMSLIAEDVAGRYMDKNVDRVLTAATDGIALGVHVARELNVDVVYAKKKKEVGVEKFYEVSYVPSASGSVTTLYLPQWALKKGENVLIVDDVIRSGETQRALLEMCRQAGAKPVGMFFLISVGDVIERLREEYSIPVESLIRLE
- a CDS encoding signal recognition particle protein Srp54; this encodes MALEKLGKALNSALKKLARSKTVDEATIKEVVRDIQRALIQADVNVRLVLQLTKTIEKRALEEEPPAGASKKEHIIQIVYEELTKFLGKEAKPLEIKEKPTVLLTVGIQGSGKTTSVAKLARHLQKRGYKVGVVCSDTWRPGAYYQLKQLLEPYGIEVSGDPEEKDAVKLAREGVEYFREKGVDVIIVDSAGRHKEESGLIEEMKEISRAIKPHEVILVIDGTIGQQAYNQALAFKEATPIGSIIVTKLDGSAKGGGALSAVAATGAPIKFIGVGERIDDLEAFDPKRFVSRLLGMGDIEGLLEKLEELQKQQAVSEEDLEKFLKGKFNLKDMYAQLEAMQKMGPLKQVLQMIPGLGYSLPDDAVRVGEEKLRRYRIIMDSMTEEELEHPEIINYSRIKRIARGSGTSTAEVRELLNQYNQMKKMFKSMDKRKLAKMAKRFNFGGFGI